The sequence CTGCAGgttgttcttgtctttgttccCTCCCCTAGCCATCAAGGAAAATTCATTTCAgcttatttatatagcaccaagtcacaacaaaagccacctcaggacacaaaaacattcacgtAGATTATAAAAGCCAGTTTAGTAAAAGTGATCTATCTAAGGGAGCcagcagtctcccatcctgaacAGCAGGTTggagacagtggaaagaaatgactcccttttaacaggaagaaaccttcagcagaaccagaaccagaaccaggctcaggaccgACTGGagtctgagaggacaggaaagagacagagacaaacacagaatgactgagTTTCTGTTGGaagaaagactgaaaaataagttaatgatagaaataattacagcagagagagtaaagacgGCAGCAGAGACAGGGaatgtgttcagtttgtaaatattaaataagTCCTAAGTGTCAGTGAGGGACACGCTATAAAAATGCTGCactttattaaagaaacaagcaaaaacaacaattctcccagtttattattattattataacctCCTGAGAGCTGAGCTTGTGTTTGGTGTGAATTTTTAATCTCCCCTTGAGATCTGTATTAATAGGATcttatgtatatataaaaaaaagaaacgctgTTTTTGAGCAGTTAGcgattcaaaataaaacaaatttccaaaaataaaaaattgtaaattaacatttcaaaaaacACAGTAAGTGTCGTAAATAAGGCCGAAGTCTAAGTGACAGAGAACCAGATATTACTGTTCAGGATCAGTAGGTTTGTCTGTGGGCCGTTCAGTCTGggttctcttcttctcttcttttttaacgtttttattctcctctcctcttttgcTCAGCTGAGTGTCTTTACCTGCCTCGTACCAGACAACAGCCCACTCAGCCTGGCTCTGACAGTGGACCCCTTTGACCCTTACTCCACATTTGAGAGGTGAGTTCAAAATATGGCTGGTTACGTTTCAATCAGGCAAGTGAGCGTAAACGTGCGGAAGGACTTCCACTGTAGCCGGCTGCTTTGAATCAACTTGTCCCTCTTTCCACAGACGGGTGAACATCTCCCTGCCAGACGAGACCCGGGTTAACGGCTCTTTGTACGCCGTCGTTTATGTCCACAAAGTTGGAGTTTCACCGCTGGAGGACAGAAGAGAAGTCCACTACGCCGCTCACCTCACCACACACGTCACTCCTCCGCACGCAGAAGGCCCAGAGAAGGTGACGCTTCAGCGCTGTGTCGAAAAACGGCATCGTATTTCAGCCACGCAGCAATAAATTAGTcgtatttgggtttttttttccgcAGCCTCAACAGAAAAGGAGATCTGAGAGTCCTGTGTCACACTGGAGACCACACTTGTCTGTCACGATGATGTCAGAGGACTTCAGCTTCAGTAAGGCGGGGCTTCCCAGTGACGTGCGGCGCTACATAAGAGCGTAAGTCGTATGAAGACGTACAGACTAAAGCCTGCAAACCTCCGCTTTACCGCTGCTACAAACTTTCTACTGCAGTGCTGGAAGGCCAAAGAAAAAGTCGAAAGAAAAGACTGTTCACACTAGCACatatattttgcaaaacaaacatttttctcgTGCACTCAcacctctttgtttttgtcttgccCTTGCACGagagaaaccacaacaacaacaacaacagagctgTGGACGAAACCTTTCTTTCCATTTGACCTGCTGTTACTCAGTCCTGTCGGCATCAAATTTCGGTCATTTGCTGAAAAAGGTCAAAGATTTAATTTTCCGGTTTAATTTTCTcccaaatgaaaaacaaacagacaaaaaaattgtGTACTTTGACAGCTATTGTGGCTTTAAAAACCCAGAGTAGTATGGTTGGGGCTAAAATCAcgaactaacaaacaaacagaaacagcgacaacaaaaaacaacatctttaaagattttaaagtacATTCTGTCTTATATGATACAACATCCTTAGGCTTCTGTCAGGACCttggaaataaaacagtaatttcaccagaaactgtttaaagtaaatattaagCAGCAGTTAAAAGAGGAAATACAGATAACAAGTTCCTTTCACAgaccacttttatttaaaaaaactttattatctggatttgaaaaaaacaggaaaggatGCTAGTTAAAGGAGAACCTGCCAGTTGTGAGGCACTGCTGAACAAGCTGCCACCGTGTTTCTGTGTTCACTCACCCTCTCAAACTTTCCAACCTGGAAACGGCCCGACGGGACTTCTTCTTTCTCCTCGCAGCTCCCAGGAAGGCAGACAGATGATGtacctccctctgctgctggtCAACGAGCTCAGCGTCAGAGTCAGAGACCTCATGGTGGGTGGGAGCGGCTACCTGCGCTTAATTTCAACGCACTGACAGTTCAGTCGCAACCCGGTTCACGCATGAGTCTTCTTCTGCCGGCAGGAGATCCGCAGCAGCACGGCGCAGCTGCCTCTCACGCTGTCCTACGAAGGAATCTCTTTGAGACGATTCAGGTTCTGGATCCACCTGCACGACATTGTTTATTCCCTGAGGCAGTTCGGTGAGCGGAGACTTGTCGTGGCGTCGATTTATCCCGACAGGAGGTTGTCGCCCGAATAACCGTGTCTGGTTTTACACAGGGTTCACTGAGGAGAACATCGATGAGATTAAAGAAACGCTGATGGGATCCAACCTCTACCTGTTGGTGCTGACTGCAATCATCACAGCTCTACAGGTAAGACAACATACATTTAATATTTAGCACTCATTAGGAGCATTTAACTCAATTTCACAGAGGATggaaccttaaaataaaaacttgagcTCCGTAAGATGACCTTCTTGTCTGTCTGCACAGCTGATCTGTGAATTTCTGGCTCTTAAAAACGACATCAGcttttggaggaaaaagaagagcAGTGCAGGGGTGTCAAGGAAGTTGGGTAATTATCATCTCCGTGAGAACGCATTGCCTTTTGAGAGAGaagatttaattaaacatttggcGGAACTGATCTTCAGCGCTGAGAAAATGTCCCCGTCCCCGCCTCTCTGCTTGCAGTTCTGTGGCGCTGTCTCGGCACGTTGCTGATCTTCCTCCGTCTGCTGGAGGAGACCAGCCTGCTGGTTCTGCTCCCAGTTGGACTGGGAGCGTGCGTGGAGGTACGCACAGAAACCGGCCTTGTTTAAGAGACACAGGTCAAACTAAtgaaaaaattttaaaaaaagacagtttgaaCTCAGTAGCCTTTCATCCCATCAGGTCTGGAAGGTGTTTAAGGTGTTTAGAGTCCGGTTCAGTAGGAAGTTTCACGTGAGTATGAAGCATTAAGGTGTTCTCGGGTGATTTTTATTGGCTTGCATATAAATGTCTCTTCCTTTACTGTGCAGACAAATAAGCTGGACGAAGAGGAGAGAAAGACGCTTGAGTATGACGCGCAGGTATCCCgatggttttttgtttgtctgcgcTCTGACTTTACGCTCCGTTTCAGGCTCTGACCACTTTCTGGTTTCCCCTCAAGGCGTCCAGATTCCTGTCCTGCTTGGTGTATCCTCTGTGCATCAGCGGAGCCGTTTTCTCCTTGGGATACTTACGCCAGAAAAAGTGTGTCAACCGGCAGCTTCAGATCTCTTCTTTGATGcaagaataatttttttttttttttttatattacaggGTATCTAAATGTTGCTCCTCAGCTTTAACACTTTATTTACAGCGCTGTGCAAAACTTGGAAACCACCCCGTAATTTGTTAATATTTAGCTTCCCAGAAGccaggattgtgtgtgtttagggtGTGACAGGTCCACGATGGTTCTGATCATGCACAGAGCTTTTGTAGTGAGGTTGCGGTGGTTTATCATCGTGGCGGCAGCGTATTGGGGTCCTGGGTAACTTGTGGGGGGGTTGTCGTGGCAGCGGTAACAGCAGATCCATCTGTGACCCAGACTCATTCGTCCTTCACTCACCGTTTGAAACGCAGAGCAAGAAGCTTTGTCCTCGTCATGGTCAGGCCTGCTGAACGAGGGAGGAAGAGGGATGGACGTGGTCGAACCTCTTCGCCCGCATCCTCTTGTGCTGGTGTTGGTGTTTTCTCCTCAGCAGCAAAGCTGAAACTGACGGTGGAGGCCCAGAAACCTCCCAATCTTATAGGAAGATTCTGCAGATTaggacaaggtcatggaaataACCTGGAACAGACATGACCCCCGTAGCGGTCTAATCGTGCTAGCCTAGGGAGAATGTCGAGCATGGGGGTACTGTTGTTATGTAGTGTTGTCATAggatcctgcatgtttttcttgtttctctgctccaacacacct is a genomic window of Kryptolebias marmoratus isolate JLee-2015 linkage group LG16, ASM164957v2, whole genome shotgun sequence containing:
- the LOC108232303 gene encoding cleft lip and palate transmembrane protein 1-like protein isoform X1; the encoded protein is MRITGKMRRDGGSASMFPSCCSKAAESAGKRSSVAKLLLGVFVVYMLHSAWMLYSFLNTKPCDGGRGELCITSYLAARPRLQLSVFTCLVPDNSPLSLALTVDPFDPYSTFERRVNISLPDETRVNGSLYAVVYVHKVGVSPLEDRREVHYAAHLTTHVTPPHAEGPEKPQQKRRSESPVSHWRPHLSVTMMSEDFSFSKAGLPSDVRRYIRASQEGRQMMYLPLLLVNELSVRVRDLMEIRSSTAQLPLTLSYEGISLRRFRFWIHLHDIVYSLRQFGFTEENIDEIKETLMGSNLYLLVLTAIITALQLICEFLALKNDISFWRKKKSSAGVSRKLVLWRCLGTLLIFLRLLEETSLLVLLPVGLGACVEVWKVFKVFRVRFSRKFHTNKLDEEERKTLEYDAQASRFLSCLVYPLCISGAVFSLGYLRQKNYYSWLINTLVTGVYLFGFLSMVLQLFINHKLKSVSHLQGSVLMYRGVNTLISDLCFCASSFGSSLPFSSSHQLSCFRDELFFFFYLYQRRLYAPVLKRREAVAKKAKTQ
- the LOC108232303 gene encoding cleft lip and palate transmembrane protein 1-like protein isoform X3; its protein translation is MRITGKMRRDGGSASMFPSCCSKAAESAGKRSSVAKLLLGVFVVYMLHSAWMLYSFLNTKPCDGGRGELCITSYLAARPRLQLSVFTCLVPDNSPLSLALTVDPFDPYSTFERRVNISLPDETRVNGSLYAVVYVHKVGVSPLEDRREVHYAAHLTTHVTPPHAEGPEKPQQKRRSESPVSHWRPHLSVTMMSEDFSFSKAGLPSDVRRYIRASQEGRQMMYLPLLLVNELSVRVRDLMEIRSSTAQLPLTLSYEGISLRRFRFWIHLHDIVYSLRQFGFTEENIDEIKETLMGSNLYLLVLTAIITALQLLFLVDQHSGYWRVFVRLSVHGPSALHQPQAEICESPAGVSADVQRSEHADFRSVLLRLLFRLLSALLLLSSTLLLQRRALLLLLPLPAKTLCPRTEKTRGCCQESEDPVRRRTDEEHGSESTRTAGVGRIDPTRRLTVRAAGSGRLI
- the LOC108232303 gene encoding cleft lip and palate transmembrane protein 1-like protein isoform X2 translates to MFPSCCSKAAESAGKRSSVAKLLLGVFVVYMLHSAWMLYSFLNTKPCDGGRGELCITSYLAARPRLQLSVFTCLVPDNSPLSLALTVDPFDPYSTFERRVNISLPDETRVNGSLYAVVYVHKVGVSPLEDRREVHYAAHLTTHVTPPHAEGPEKPQQKRRSESPVSHWRPHLSVTMMSEDFSFSKAGLPSDVRRYIRASQEGRQMMYLPLLLVNELSVRVRDLMEIRSSTAQLPLTLSYEGISLRRFRFWIHLHDIVYSLRQFGFTEENIDEIKETLMGSNLYLLVLTAIITALQLICEFLALKNDISFWRKKKSSAGVSRKLVLWRCLGTLLIFLRLLEETSLLVLLPVGLGACVEVWKVFKVFRVRFSRKFHTNKLDEEERKTLEYDAQASRFLSCLVYPLCISGAVFSLGYLRQKNYYSWLINTLVTGVYLFGFLSMVLQLFINHKLKSVSHLQGSVLMYRGVNTLISDLCFCASSFGSSLPFSSSHQLSCFRDELFFFFYLYQRRLYAPVLKRREAVAKKAKTQ